A window from Schistosoma haematobium chromosome 1, whole genome shotgun sequence encodes these proteins:
- a CDS encoding hypothetical protein (EggNog:ENOG410W3K0~COG:T): protein MTNFNITQTNITNESIELLQLFHLVRTICMQGLIPVICIIGISTNSLNILILTRLRMRSLTNNYLLAVAVCDLFYGITLLLLTLRTFGKFETYKYYMNLLPYIMAFGNLCSNTACWLTCAFTAERYIAVSSPILARKICTKENCKWIILIICLFTFSVTLPDFLSYTVKWNEEYKTTKEIQTINDDFNNIEDLTLNENQTLGINNNNNNISNNETTNQQLSIRGSHYILTETRLGKILNKNGWPIIIIILVVIGPLIILSVFNGLLIKSILNASKIRLKMTKKTNDVVLPKIRYGIICVTESLTNYTRNNSEPIINNNDSQDCYSLKNSLKNYQFICKYKPLQLKQQNLSKQNMITGMEMHEIINNDNNNNGNNNDNSNNNNNNSGKNIMRTDEQDTIPTTIYRSYNSAQKLFTIHQSKHNYLNEKDRITLMLILIVVAFCVLTMPSAILHLIKVSNPNINQSSIRLYLMIAGNFVNLSLAINSTLNFFFYSWLSRRFRKTFYNLIKCN from the coding sequence ATGACTAATTTCAATATTACACAAACTAATATAACTAATGAATCTATtgaattattacaattatttcatttagtaCGAACTATATGTATGCAAGGATTAATTCCAGTTATTTGTATTATTGGTATATCAACAAATAGTTTAAATATACTTATATTAACAAGATTAAGAATGCGTTCATTAactaataattatttacttGCTGTAGCTGTTTGTGATTTATTTTATggaataacattattattacttacattAAGAACATTTGGTAAATttgaaacatataaatattatatGAATTTATTACCATATATAATGGCATTTGGTAATTTATGTAGTAATACAGCATGTTGGTTAACATGTGCATTTACTGCTGAACGTTATATAGCTGTTTCATCACCAATTTTAGCTCGTAAAATATGTACCAAAGAAAATTGTAAATGGATAATACttattatatgtttatttacattcagtgtAACATTACCAGATTTTTTATCATATACTGTAAAATGGAATGAAGAATATAAAACAACAAAAGAGATTCAAACAATAAATGATGATTTCAATAATATTGAAGATTTAACATTGAATGAAAATCAAACTCttggtattaataataataataataatattagtaataatgaaaCAACTAATCAACAACTATCTATTCGTGGATCACATTATATATTAACAGAAACAAGATTAGGTAAAATTCTAAATAAAAATGGATGgcctataattattattatattagttGTTATAGGACCATTAATTATTCTTTCAGTATTTAATGGTCTATTAATTAAATCCATTTTAAATGCATCAAAAATTCGATTAAAAATGACTAAAAAAACAAATGATGTAGTTTTACCAAAAATTCGTTATGGTATTATATGTGTTACTGAAAGTTTAACAAATTATACAAGAAATAATTCAGAaccaataataaacaataatgatagtcaagattgttattcattaaaaaattcattaaaaaattatcaattcatttgtaaatataaaccattacaattaaaacaacaaaatttaTCTAAACAAAATATGATCACCGGCATGGAAATGCacgaaataatcaataatgataataataataatggtaataataatgataatagtaataataataataataatagtggaaaGAATATAATGAGAACTGATGAACAAGATACTATACCAACTACTATATATCGTTCATATAATTCAGCACAAAAATTATTTACTATACATCAATcaaaacataattatttaaatgaaaaagatAGAATTACATTAATGTTAATATTAATTGTTGTAGCATTTTGTGTACTTACAATGCCAAGTGCAATATTACATTTAATTAAAGTATCTAATCCAAATATAAATCAATCATCAATACGTTTATATTTAATGATAGCAGGTAATTTTGTGAATTTAAGTTTAGCTATTAATTCAACattgaatttctttttttattcatgGCTTAGTAGACGTTTTCgtaaaacattttataatttaattaaatgtaattaa